The following coding sequences are from one Neurospora crassa OR74A linkage group I, whole genome shotgun sequence window:
- a CDS encoding efr-3 has protein sequence MNALQQKCRPKHQVLVLKCYPRTIKGAVDVKPNSSELSYLLFYCQSRRAKIQKVGSFLEKKTASDVYHQRIGNVQVTLQILAALIEKSPKDLPLFASCVLSILEQVLKSSDITMVESSIPTFQAFCENHDPTSLAADQAYFRQYVSVVQQYASLASTRPAPGKAQHSKPIALRWRNAGLEAIRSVASSDALSSMVARQYDILVPMILENLWTENEDFLDVLLQRVQGDNNVEDAPLLRRRTSNATAQPSETTGGEPGPNPIAFLGTAVDVDKLAEEDIGVLAMQCLRQVFVAPSRSQTHNPTIALLRFIEERVDQNEQVVKRDAHGKDNGWAIKVFLMAARWAPVADRFTILLTAIEVLTQRPLTDDNLRHHNTQAAMISALLRSDVNLIGLSVMDVLLNLLRHMQRLVQMPGDPDSMRVEDETIGTDEGAIGQRRELLFRLQQCVGDLATHVYYADQISDMIQTILLKLRPSRPTSPPNSSPNGERSDNGAAEDQPLESLFALTVAKIAALKAIKAILWVASPRTKMSGGHINLSRNRVPIQTWDGTQWLLRDPDGLVRKAYVDAVVTWLDRETTPADSLARDESARTTLKNRAAQENNLARRVVSSASARVDKSANAPRSHFLQLLHLAIYDHALQFVDYENDLVLLHVLLAKLVSQLGVNAAKFGIPMIFRLQEDIQDVETPLGKVRIGSLVHGYLWTLTEKFDCEGTAPGSAIHGEIIRRRSKNFWVEGINIPAPAVDLVGTPGQARPPPQMNMRDLESEALLPFDERASLVDCICTGYQELATSPPTSPTTSPGRNFTHPMLGSTLSATPKDETQREVPAQFRELMLGDWTREAVLANTQAGSSQTASLNGTNGTHRNTVNNNNRLGVNGVTSPNGSNSNLRPSSSPTGPNGVQAGRTRKTSIRSNGGGGSPAHSTYRAKAQQPVTSVEQLKAVLSGHLQPPPTSHGINFQHSDDSDDSLVSYDMAPSELSFNPAASGSRQGSPGNTSQAASSPPRRTSQDRTQQLKFGGPLVPGEESVVNGAGGQEGSNGAAGNLGVPISRTTSRTQPQATTAHTTLPRPSTSSKRSIKSRAGSRAGPMSSSWLGEKPPAMDLAALLKGIDSASISDIKSLGAGGKPPY, from the exons ATGAACGCCCTTCAGCAGAAGTGCCGGCCCAAGCACCAGGTCTTGGTCCTCAAGTGCTATCCTCGAACCATCAAGGGCGCCGTCGATGTGAAGCCTAATTCGAGCGAGCTGAGCTACCTCCTGTTCTACTGCCAGTCGCGCCGCGCAAAAATCCAGAAAGTTGGCAGCTTCCTCGAGAAGAAGACTGCCAGTGATGTCTACCACCAGAGGATAGG TAACGTCCAGGTTACCCTTCAGATCCTCGCTGCCTTGATCGAAAAGTCTCCCAAGGACCTCCCCCTGTTCGCATCATGTGTCCTCAGCATCCTCGAGCAGGTCCTCAAATCGAGCGACATCACCATGGTCGAGTCTTCGATCCCGACCTTCCAGGCCTTCTGCGAGAACCATGACCCTACCTCGCTCGCCGCCGACCAGGCCTATTTCCGCCAATACGTCTCTGTTGTCCAGCAGTACGCCTCTCTTGCCTCGACACGTCCTGCGCCTGGGAAGGCACAGCATAGTAAGCCTATCGCTCTGCGGTGGAGGAATGCCGGTTTGGAGGCCATTAGGAGTGTCGCCTCTTCCGACGCCCTATCTTCCATGGTTGCCCGCCAGTACGATATCCTTGTCCCCATGATTCTGGAAAACCTATGGACGGAAAACGAAGACTTCCTCGACGTCTTGCTGCAGAGAGTCCAAGGGGACAACAATGTCGAGGATGCGCCGCTGTtgcggaggaggacgagcAATGCCACGGCCCAGCCATCTGAGACGACCGGCGGTGAGCCTGGCCCCAACCCCATCGCTTTCCTGGGAACCGCGGTGGATGTCGACAAGCTGGCGGAGGAAGATATCGGCGTCTTGGCCATGCAGTGCTTGCGACAGGTCTTTGTTGCGCCCAGCCGATCTCAGACGCACAACCCTACCATTGCTCTGCTCAGGTTCATCGAGGAGCGAGTGGACCAGAACGAACAGGTCGTCAAGAGGGATGCTCACGGTAAGGACAATGGGTGGGCGATCAAGGTGTTTTTGATGGCGGCTCGGTGGGCGCCAGTCGCGGACAGATTCACCATTCTCCTCACAGCCATTGAGGTGCTTACGCAACGACCCCTGACCGACGACAACCTGCGACACCACAACACCCAGGCGGCTATGATTAGCGCTCTCTTGCGCTCGGATGTCAACCTGATCGGCTTGAGCGTCATGGACGtccttctcaacctccttcGCCATATGCAGAGGCTTGTTCAGATGCCAGGGGACCCGGATAGTATGAGGGTCGAGGACGAGACAATCGGCACCGATGAAGGGGCTATAGGACAGCGTAGAGAGTTGTTGTTCAGGCTGCAACAGTGTGTTGGCGACTTGGCCACTCACGTTTACTACGCCGACCAGATCTCGGACATGATCCAGACGATTCTCCTTAAGCTACGGCCATCCAGGCCGACCAGCCCCCCGAACTCCTCGCCAAACGGAGAGAGGTCGGATAACGGAGCCGCTGAGGACCAACCCCTCGAATCTCTTTTCGCTCTTACTGTCGCCAAGATTGCGGCGCTTAAGGCTATCAAGGCGATTCTTTGGGTTGCCAGTCCCCGCACAAAGATGAGCGGCGGCCACATCAACCTCTCCAGGAATCGTGTCCCCATCCAGACCTGGGATGGTACCCAATGGCTTCTGCGGGATCCTGATGGCCTTGTACGCAAGGCATATGTAGATGCTGTTGTGACTTGGTTGGATCGGGAGACCACACCAGCAGACTCCCTAGCGAGGGACGAGTCTGCCAGGACAACGCTGAAGAACCGGGCTGCGCAGGAAAACAATCTGGCTCGCCGGGTCGTCTCAAGCGCATCTGCCCGGGTGGACAAGTCGGCAAATGCACCACGTTCGCATTTCTTGCAGCTCCTCCACCTTGCTATCTACGACCATGCTTTGCAGTTTGTTGACTACGAGAATGATCTGGTGCTGCTCCACGTACTCTTGGCCAAGCTCGTGAGTCAGCTCGGTGTCAATGCTGCCAAGTTTGGTATTCCCATGATCTTCAGACTCCAAGAGGATATCCAAGATGTTGAGACGCCCCTTGGAAAGGTCCGCATTGGCAGCTTGGTACATGGTTACCTCTGGACTCTGACCGAGAAGTTTGACTGCGAAGGAACTGCTCCCGGGAGCGCCATCCACGGCGAGATTATCAGGCGCCGTAGCAAGAACTTTTGGGTCGAGGGTATCAACATCCCCGCTCCTGCCGTTGACCTCGTAGGCACACCGGGTCAGGCACGCCCCCCACCACAGATGAACATGCGGGATCTCGAGTCCGAGGCGCTTTTGCCGTTCGATGAGCGCGCATCCCTGGTAGACTGCATCTGCACAGGCTATCAGGAACTGGCAACCTCCCCTCCTACAAGCCCGACCACTAGTCCCGGTCGGAACTTCACCCACCCGATGCTCGGGTCGACGTTGAGCGCGACCCCCAAGGACGAGACTCAGCGGGAAGTCCCAGCACAATTTCGCGAGCTGATGCTCGGCGACTGGACACGCGAAGCAGTGCTCGCCAACACGCAAGCCGGCAGCAGCCAGACCGCCTCGCTCAACGGCACAAACGGTACTCACCGCAACActgtcaacaacaacaatcgcCTCGGCGTAAACGGCGTGACCTCACCAAACGGCAGCAACTCCAACCTCCGCCCTTCGTCTTCCCCAACAGGCCCCAACGGCGTCCAAGCCGGCAGGACGCGCAAGACCAGCATCCGcagcaacggcggcggcggctcaCCCGCCCACTCTACCTACAGGGCTAAGGCTCAACAACCAGTCACGTCCGTGGAGCAGCTCAAGGCCGTTCTGTCAGGCCACCTCCAACCCCCGCCGACCTCGCACGGCATCAACTTCCAGCACTCTGATGATAGCGACGATAGCCTCGTCAGCTATGACATGGCGCCTAGCGAGCTGTCGTTCAACCCGGCCGCCTCTGGCAGCAGGCAGGGCTCACCCGGTAATACCAGTCAGGCCGCTTCCAGCCCGCCACGCCGCACATCCCAGGATCGGACTCAGCAGCTGAAGTTCGGAGGGCCGCTGGTTCCGGGAGAGGAGAGCGTCGTCAACGGTGCTGGTGGTCAAGAAGGATCCAACGGCGCCGCGGGTAACCTCGGCGTCCCCATCTCGCGAACTACTTCCCGCACTCAACCCCAGGCTACTACTGCGCACACCACCCTTCCGAGGCCATCAACTTCCTCCAAGAGAAGCATCAAGAGCCGGGCGGGCTCTCGGGCGGGACCAATGTCCTCGTCCTGGCTGGGAGAGAAGCCTCCCGCTATGGACCTGGCGGCTTTGTTGAAGGGAATTGACAGTGCTTCGATTAGCGATATCAAGAGTCTGGGGGCTGGGGGGAAGCCTCCTTACTAA